Proteins from one Drosophila gunungcola strain Sukarami chromosome 3R, Dgunungcola_SK_2, whole genome shotgun sequence genomic window:
- the LOC128260649 gene encoding sodium-coupled monocarboxylate transporter 2 codes for MSSIEEILDELQRFAWPDYVAFVSMFLLCIGIGIYFGFMKKAVSEDDYMLGGRKMLVIPIAFSLVASFVSGITLLGLPTEVYSYGVQYLYVACGVIGMGVVMGVFYLPVFHDLNITSTYEYLEVRFDRRLRLYGSIMFAVMNVAYLPIVIYVPALAFNQVTGIGVHTITPIVCIICVFYTSLGGLKAVVWTDVVQAVSMLGALCLVAIKGTRDIGGPGVVLERAWNSDRLEVPDLSLDPTVRHTFWCLFFGGIVYWTQTNAVSQNMIQRYLSLPTLGDARKALCIFCAGVLILMALCGYNGLLIYATYQNCDPLTTKLAKARDQLLPLFVMETLGELPGMTGLFIAGVFSAALSSLSTCLNSMSAVVLEDFVKPYVKQPLSSSATNWIMRLVVVGVGALCVCLVYVVEHMGTVLQLTMSLEAITNGPLFGIFTMGLFLPWINGNSALLGGVMGVIAMSWVSLNAQWAIASGAISYHTKPLNVEQCDYSFNMTTSLANTTHLMASAQDVFPLYRISYMWYTTFGASITIIVALLATLVFGKNNPNKVDPVLLTPCIRKFFAFGSEKPMDAYKPDIPLQHKLRHDEVAL; via the exons ATGTCGAGCATCGAGGAGATTCTGGACGAACTGCAGCGCTTCGCCTGGCCGGACTATGTGGCCTTCGTCTCGATGTTCCTGCTCTGCATCGGGATCGGAATATACTTTGGCTTCATGAAAAAGGCCGTGTCCGAGGATGACTACATGCTGGGCGGACGCAAGATGCTGGTCATACCCATCGCCTTCTCCCTGGTGGCCAGCTTCGTGTCCGGCATCACGCTGCTCGGCCTGCCCACGGAGGTGTACTCCTATGGGGTCCAGTACCTGTACGTGGCCTGCGGAGTCATCGGAATGGGCGTGGTGATGGGCGTGTTCTACCTCCCCGTCTTCCACGACCTGAACATCACCTCCACCTACGAG TATCTGGAGGTACGCTTTGACCGGAGGTTACGCCTCTACGGATCGATTATGTTTGCCGTTATGAAT GTGGCCTATCTGCCCATCGTGATCTATGTACCGGCGCTAGCCTTCAACCAGGTGACGGGGATCGGGGTCCATACGATCACTCCGATCGTGTGCATCATCTGCGTCTTCTACACGAGTCTTGGTGGCCTTAAGGCGGTGGTCTGGACAGATGTGGTGCAGGCGGTGTCCATGCTGGGGGCACTTTGCCTTGTGGCCATCAAGGGTACCCGGGACATTGGAGGACCCGGTGTGGTCCTGGAGCGGGCTTGGAACTCGGATCGCCTGGAAGTGCCAGA TCTCAGCCTCGACCCCACAGTGCGCCATACTTTTTGGTGTCTGTTCTTTGGAGGGATTGTCTACTGGACGCAGACCAACGCAGTTTCCCAGAACATGATCCAGCGGTATCTGTCGCTTCCGACCCTGGGTGATGCCCGGAAAGCGCTCTGCATCTTCTGCGCCGGCGTGCTCATCCTAATGGCGCTATGTGGCTACAATGGCCTGCTCATCTATGCCACCTACCAGAACTGTGATCCCCTCACGACCAAG TTGGCAAAGGCGCGAGATCAACTCCTGCCGCTCTTTGTGATGGAGACCCTGGGCGAACTGCCCGGCATGACCGGACTCTTCATCGCCGGTGTCTTCAGTGCCGCCCTGAGCTCCCTGTCCACCTGCCTTAACTCCATGTCCGCCGTGGTGCTGGAGGATTTCGTGAAGCCGTACGTGAAGCAGCCGCTCTCCAGCTCGGCCACCAACTGGATCATGCGCCTGGTGGTCGTCGGAGTGGGCGCCCTCTGTGTGTGCCTCGTCTACGTGGTGGAGCACATGGGCACTGTCCTCCAGCTGACCATGAGCCTGGAGGCGATCACGAACGGTCCGCTATTCGGCATCTTCACTATGGGTCTTTTTCTACCCTGGATCAATGGAAAT aGCGCTTTGCTTGGCGGAGTTATGGGTGTGATAGCCATGTCGTGGGTGAGTCTAAATGCCCAGTGGGCCATCGCCTCCGGAGCCATTAGTTACCATACGAAACCGCTGAATGTGGAGCAATGCGATTACAGCTTTAACATGACCACCAGTCTGGCCAACACAACTCACCTAATGGCATCTGCACA GGACGTCTTTCCGCTTTACCGGATCTCCTATATGTGGTACACCACCTTTGGAGCCTCCATCACCATTATCGTAGCGCTGCTCGCCACCCTGGTCTTTGGCAAAAATAATCCCAACAAAGTGGATCCAGTGCTGCTCACTCCCTGCATAAGAAAGTTCTTTGCCTTTGGCTCCGAAAAGCCCATG GATGCCTACAAGCCCGACATTCCACTGCAGCACAAGCTCCGTCACGACGAGGTGGCTTTATGA